A genomic window from Emys orbicularis isolate rEmyOrb1 chromosome 8, rEmyOrb1.hap1, whole genome shotgun sequence includes:
- the TMEM69 gene encoding transmembrane protein 69, translating into MFHLVQRCCSHIPLKLQKLTLHRLLQYGRNKTICSSPPSLPLQRVLSRPSRSQFLSQASACVTKAQEFHCSLRCLKKKKPQEPEPQQLGLLRHDMRSLKDSPKPAVYLGLAGLIPFVSVPVIMAIQQTYYPELAFAQMTYGATIVSFLGGVRWGFALPENSPAKPDWMNLGNSIVPPLLAWFAILFKDDLTQAAIMVIIGLGVALHYDLAVLPTYPSWFKALRVLLTVVAIFSLVVTLGLMDVYPEKQLSNSASKSK; encoded by the exons ATGTTTCACCTTGTACAGCGATGTTGTTCCCACATAcctttaaaa CTCCAGAAGTTGACCCTTCACAGACTACTACAGTATGGAAGGAATAAGACCATTTGTTCTTCTCCTCCCAGTCTCCCTCTGCAGAGAGTTCTTTCCCGTCCGTCGAGATCTCAGTTCCTCAGCCAGGCCTCGGCCTGTGTAACCAAGGCCCAGGAATTCCATTGCTCCCTCCGGTgcttaaagaaaaagaaaccacaaGAACCTGAACCCCAACAACTGGGGCTTCTGCGCCATGATATGAGGTCACTAAAGGACTCACCAAAGCCTGCCGTTTACCTGGGCCTTGCAGGGTTGATTCCATTTGTTTCAGTGCCGGTGATAATGGCTATCCAACAGACCTACTACCCTGAGCTGGCATTTGCTCAAATGACATATGGGGCCACTATAGTCTCTTTTCTAGGAGGAGTCAGGTGGGGATTTGCTCTCCCAGAAAATAGCCCAGCCAAGCCTGATTGGATGAACTTGGGGAACAGTATAGTTCCCCCTTTATTAGCCTGGTTTGCCATACTTTTTAAAGATGACCTCACTCAAGCTGCAATCATGGTGATAATTGGTTTAGGGGTAGCACTGCATTATGACCTTGCCGTTCTTCCTACTTATCCCAGCTGGTTTAAAGCCCTAAGGGTATTACTAACAGTGGTGGCAATATTTTCATTGGTAGTCACCTTGGGACTTATGGATGTTTATCCAGAGAAGCAGCTAAGTAACAGTGCAAGTAAAAGTAAGTGA